In Lacerta agilis isolate rLacAgi1 chromosome 8, rLacAgi1.pri, whole genome shotgun sequence, one genomic interval encodes:
- the LOC117051650 gene encoding LOW QUALITY PROTEIN: uncharacterized protein LOC117051650 (The sequence of the model RefSeq protein was modified relative to this genomic sequence to represent the inferred CDS: deleted 1 base in 1 codon) has protein sequence MASVLSTVLQWALSSVIPWFTAQLWKSMNKLLTVAVMVALAVLFSMMWLAIDKADYSPMGTDHEVALTAKQLWKPTSVLNIMKDALLYVANLLPSYEPLTVENLLRHRDRLDGVNYILQACFSKAIDTFLQEPWSVQQNAQLVIQCDGPPIEFRSGKGDCQISVYFIYKRIQCDIKERTAEMYLARLAIRKEPLSIGDLLRVRQSLRSWGVLPEELGHCLEFAVEEFAKEPYCVQDNAHMVVDCSGQVLNFVSGKGENKINIYDVREGLIHYRIRISGSWTSIVQFFHGNKYHTQTHARKPLQLE, from the exons atgGCTTCTGTCCTCAGCACTGTCTTGCAATGGGCTCTCAGCAGCGTCATCCCATGGTTTACAGCCCAGCTCTGGAAATCCATGAACAAACTGCTGACCGTCGCAGTCATGGTGGCACTGGCTGTTCTCTTCTCCATGATGTGGCTAGCCATAGACAAAGCAGATTATTCCCCCATGGGCACGGACCACGAGGTTGCCTTGACAGCCAAGCAATTGTGGAAGCCCACCAGTGTCCTCAATATCATGAAGGATGCCCTGTTGTATGTGGCTAACCTGCTGCCCTCTTATGAACCACTGACAGTTGAGAATCTCCTAAGGCACCGCGATCGGCTGGATGGTGTCAACTACATACTTCAAGCCTGTTTCAGCAAGGCCATTGATACCTTTCTCCAGGAGCCCTGGTCTGTGCAGCAAAATGCCCAGCTGGTTATACAGTGCGACGGA CCCCCCATAGAGTTTCGGTCCGGCAAGGGGGACTGCCAGATTTCTGTATATTTCATATACAAGCGGATCCAGTGTGATATCAAAGAGCGGACGGCCGAAATGTACCTTGCGAGGCTGGCCATTCGCAAGGAGCCGCTGAGCATCGGAGACCTGCTGAGAGTAAGGCAGAGCTTGCGCTCCTGGGGGGTTCTTCCCGAGGAACTTGGGCACTGCTTGGAGTTTGCAGTGGAAGAGTTTGCCAAGGAGCCGTACTGCGTCCAGGACAATGCCCACATGGTTGTAGACTGCAGCGGGCAGGTGCTGAACTTCGTTTCTGGCAAAGGGGAGAATAAGATCAATATCTACGATGTACGGGAAGGCCTCATTCACTACCGGATCAGGATCTCGGGTTCTTGGACGAGCATCGTGCAGTTCTTTCATGGGAACAAATACCACACGCAAACACATGCGAGGAAGCCTCTGCAACTAGAGTGA